One stretch of Pelmatolapia mariae isolate MD_Pm_ZW linkage group LG3_W, Pm_UMD_F_2, whole genome shotgun sequence DNA includes these proteins:
- the LOC134616723 gene encoding uncharacterized protein LOC134616723 isoform X1, whose translation MIRILLFLGLASSIWTFVLKRTPTVFEAKEDDNITIRLDSQLQADVSLADMMCVFHSDVTKILFKMIRGVEDSESQDEQFAGRVQTDRDALRGGRVRLHLSRVTAEDSGSYRCDVAADYDDSLKRWRLETNENFVLSVGQTSDGDSSDVSLKPPMFGPPKGFASLYMNVRKIKVDKMKLLSAGDAEDPQLAGRKTSQEETVLFVLAVVLIIANAGTIVLSITFLHDGLKRSTT comes from the exons ATGATCAGGATCCTTCTGTTTCTCGGCCTGGCGTCCTCTATCT GGACGTTTGTTTTGAAAAGGACTCCGACTGTCTTTGAGGCCAAGGAGGACGACAACATCACCATCAGATTGGACAGTCAGCTCCAAGCTGACGTGTCTCTGGCTGACATGATGTGTGTTTTCCACTCAGACGTCACTAAGATTTTGTTTAAAATGATCAGAGGAGTGGAGGACTCTGAGTCTCAGGATGAGCAGTTTGCAGGACGAGTTCAGACTGACAGAGACGCtctgagaggaggaagagtcaGACTTCATCTGTCCAGAGTCACAGCTGAAGACTCTGGAAGCTACAGGTGTGACGTGGCTGCCGACTACGACGACAGTCTGAAGAGATGGAGGCTCGAGACAAATG AAAATTTTGTTTTGAGTGTGGGTCAAACCTCTGATGGAGACAGCAGTGATGTCTCACTTAAACCTCCAATGTTTGGACCACCAAAAG GTTTTGCGTCTCTGTACATGAACGTGAGGAAAATAAAGGTGGACAAAATGAAGCTTTTGAGTGCAGGTGATGCTGAAG ATCCACAACTGGCAGGAAGAAAGACAAGTCAGGAGGAAACGGTGCTGTTTGTTCTGGCTGTAGTTTTAATTATTGCAAACGCAGGAACCATTGTACTTTCAATAACATTTCTTCATGATGGTTTAAAACG ATCAACAACATGA
- the LOC134616723 gene encoding uncharacterized protein LOC134616723 isoform X2: MIRILLFLGLASSIWTFVLKRTPTVFEAKEDDNITIRLDSQLQADVSLADMMCVFHSDVTKILFKMIRGVEDSESQDEQFAGRVQTDRDALRGGRVRLHLSRVTAEDSGSYRCDVAADYDDSLKRWRLETNENFVLSVGQTSDGDSSDVSLKPPMFGPPKDPQLAGRKTSQEETVLFVLAVVLIIANAGTIVLSITFLHDGLKRSTT; encoded by the exons ATGATCAGGATCCTTCTGTTTCTCGGCCTGGCGTCCTCTATCT GGACGTTTGTTTTGAAAAGGACTCCGACTGTCTTTGAGGCCAAGGAGGACGACAACATCACCATCAGATTGGACAGTCAGCTCCAAGCTGACGTGTCTCTGGCTGACATGATGTGTGTTTTCCACTCAGACGTCACTAAGATTTTGTTTAAAATGATCAGAGGAGTGGAGGACTCTGAGTCTCAGGATGAGCAGTTTGCAGGACGAGTTCAGACTGACAGAGACGCtctgagaggaggaagagtcaGACTTCATCTGTCCAGAGTCACAGCTGAAGACTCTGGAAGCTACAGGTGTGACGTGGCTGCCGACTACGACGACAGTCTGAAGAGATGGAGGCTCGAGACAAATG AAAATTTTGTTTTGAGTGTGGGTCAAACCTCTGATGGAGACAGCAGTGATGTCTCACTTAAACCTCCAATGTTTGGACCACCAAAAG ATCCACAACTGGCAGGAAGAAAGACAAGTCAGGAGGAAACGGTGCTGTTTGTTCTGGCTGTAGTTTTAATTATTGCAAACGCAGGAACCATTGTACTTTCAATAACATTTCTTCATGATGGTTTAAAACG ATCAACAACATGA
- the LOC134616723 gene encoding uncharacterized protein LOC134616723 isoform X3, whose product MIRILLFLGLASSIWTFVLKRTPTVFEAKEDDNITIRLDSQLQADVSLADMMCVFHSDVTKILFKMIRGVEDSESQDEQFAGRVQTDRDALRGGRVRLHLSRVTAEDSGSYRCDVAADYDDSLKRWRLETNENFVLSVGQTSDGDSSDVSLKPPMFGPPKGFASLYMNVRKIKVDKMKLLSAGDAEGNSGK is encoded by the exons ATGATCAGGATCCTTCTGTTTCTCGGCCTGGCGTCCTCTATCT GGACGTTTGTTTTGAAAAGGACTCCGACTGTCTTTGAGGCCAAGGAGGACGACAACATCACCATCAGATTGGACAGTCAGCTCCAAGCTGACGTGTCTCTGGCTGACATGATGTGTGTTTTCCACTCAGACGTCACTAAGATTTTGTTTAAAATGATCAGAGGAGTGGAGGACTCTGAGTCTCAGGATGAGCAGTTTGCAGGACGAGTTCAGACTGACAGAGACGCtctgagaggaggaagagtcaGACTTCATCTGTCCAGAGTCACAGCTGAAGACTCTGGAAGCTACAGGTGTGACGTGGCTGCCGACTACGACGACAGTCTGAAGAGATGGAGGCTCGAGACAAATG AAAATTTTGTTTTGAGTGTGGGTCAAACCTCTGATGGAGACAGCAGTGATGTCTCACTTAAACCTCCAATGTTTGGACCACCAAAAG GTTTTGCGTCTCTGTACATGAACGTGAGGAAAATAAAGGTGGACAAAATGAAGCTTTTGAGTGCAGGTGATGCTGAAGGTAATTCAGGAAAATGA